The genome window CTAAATCAGCGGTACAAACTGCGGTTAATAAAGGCGATGAAAATTACGACCCATTACTTCCTTATGGTTTTGGTTTAACGTACGGCGATAAAAACGTGCTAGCTGACGACCTTGATGAAGACTCTAAACTTGATAACTCAGGGCTTACGAGTATGGATATACTTGTTGGTGCACCTGTAGCGCCATGGCGCTTATTGTTAAAATCGGGCGATGAGCTTTTAGATGTATCGAGTAGTACACATGAATTTGGTGCAATTAAATACCGAACTGAGGACAAAATAGTACAAGAAGACGCGCGCCAATTTAACTTTAGCGGTGCAGAAAAAGCCAGTGCTGAAATAGTAACAAGCTTTGCAGAAGATACCATTGCTTACGTTGAAGCCGATAGTGTGATTAGCTTTGATATTAAATTAAACGAAGCACTAACGAGCGATATAGCACTTGCTATGACTTGCTCGGGTGAATGTGGTGCAAGCATTGATTTAGCAAACGTAGTGGATAAAACCATTGAGAATAAATGGCAGTCAGTATCAATCGATTTAGGTTGTTTTGCTGATAAGGCTGTTAATTTTGCAAACCTAACAAGCCCATTTAGCTTACGCAGCAATGGTAAAGCGTCAATTTCTGTGGCTAATATTCAGTTTGTGCCAAATAAGGCAGGCGAAGCTACACTGTCTTGTAAGTAGTTTATTAACTCTATTGTGTGTATACCAAAGCCCTTCGAATGAAGGGCTTTTTTTATGTAGAGGATTAATACTAACCTGCATAAATACTTGAGCTAATTGATATAACTAAATAGGAGCAAGTCGCTATAAATACAAAGAGTTACCACGTTTTTATAGGAGGAACCTTTTTTATAATAGCTTGTAAAATAATTAGCACTGCATTAAGAGGTTTTTTTCGTCAAAGCTAACTACTTTATCTCTGCCGGTTTCTTTAGCAAGATAAAGGCGTTTATCAGCCAATGACAGTAAGTCTTTTACACTCATTTTACCATTTACAGAGTGACTCACTCCCGCGCTCACAGATAGTTTTATATGCGCGTTTTGATAATAAAACGGATGCTTAGAAATATTTTCACGTAAGTGCTCTGCATATTCTTTAGCTGCTCGTAGGGAATAGTCTGGTAGTAATATTGCAAATTCTTCACCGCCTATTCTGGCGCAAATACCCTCATCAATAAATTGCTCTTTTATGTGCTGCGCAATCCATTTAATTGCTTGATCGCCCGTGTCGTGGCCGTACTTATCGTTTACATGCTTAAAAAAGTCGATATCTAAAATAATTATAGATACATTTATATCATTGTTATTAGGCTGTTTAAGGACTGCTTTGGCGTTGTTAAAAAAACCTCTGCGATTAAATAACTGTGTAAGAGAGTCGGTATTGGCAAGGTTCGATAGCGTGTATTCACTATTAGAAAATAACAAAAATGGCAGTATAAGAGCACTCAGTGTGGCTAATAGTAAATGACTAATAAGCACAATTTGCAAAGGGGTTGCTACATCTTGAATACTCGAACTAAGTACCGGTATTGATAGAAATATAGCATTTAAAAACATAACTCCACTGTGCACTAAAAAGCAGGTAATTAACGCCTTTTTCTGGGCTTTAGCAACAAAGCTCATGCTTTTGATTAAATACGCTGTGTAAATAAATAATCCGGCAATTACTAAACTCGTTAGCATTTTTGCTGCACCGAGAGGATAAATTGCCAATAACAATAAGCTAGAAAAACCAAATATGCAGTAAAGAGGCATTAAGCTAATATTTTGTACGTTTTTGTATTTATATAGTCCAACAATAATTAAAAGTGGGCTAGTAATCATTGAAACACTAGCTAAATAGTGGGTTATTAAAGGAAAGTCTATGAATAAGCGCAAACATGCTAGTATTTCGGCTAATGCGAATGTGGCACAGGCTAAACCAAATAATAAAAAAGATGTTTGTTTTTTATATTTATAAATTGATAGAAAAAATAAGCTTATGAATAAGTTAAGGATAAAAGAGAAGAAGATCACAGTAGGCAAATGAAACATGATTTATTCTCTTTATTATAAAATGATGAAATATATATTTAACTAACTGTTGTAATTATTATGTATTAATAAGAAAAGGTCAATTCAGTTAAAAGGATTGCTTTTTCAATTTTTATATTTTACCTCAAGAATTATTAACGCCCGCTAAACCAAACTCTCTAAAGCTGATTTAATATCAGGATGATGAAAACGATAATTATGAACGAGCGCCTTTTTAGGGACTACAAATTGTCCCGTTGTTAGTAAGTCTGACATTTCACCCATTAATAGTTTAAGTACTGCAGTGGGCATAGTGATAAATGCAGGTCGCGATAACGCCTCGCCTAAGCTTTTACCAAATTGAGCATTGCTTACAGGATTTGGCGCAGTTGCGTTAACAGGGCCAGATATTTCTGGATGCTTAATAATAAAGAGTATTAGCTGAATCATATCGTCGATGTGTATCCACGACATTCCTTGCTCGCCATTACCAATTGGGCCGCCTAAACACAATTTAAAGGCAGGGAGCATTTTACTTAATGCTCCACCTTTTTTAGCTAAAACAATACCCGTGCGCAAAAGGCACACTCTGGTGTGTTCTGATTGCGCGAGTAGCGCTGCATTTTCCCAGTCTTTACAAAGCTGGTGGCTAAATTCGTCGTGTGGGTTTTCAAAAGTTTCATCAATAGGGTTACTATTTTGTCGACCATAGAACCCAACGGCGCTTCCAGATATATAAGTATGCGGGGCAGTGCTACAAGCTTTAATAGCTTCACTAATTTGTTGTGTAACACCAATACGGCTGTCGCGTATTATTTGCTTTTGTTTGTCGCTCCAGCGTTTATTTACAATAGGTTCGCCAGCTAGATTAATAACAATATCAACAGTGTTAAAATCTACTGCATTGACATTGCTTACGGCTTTAACTTTATGGCCTAATAATACGTTTGCTTTAGTCGGATTTCGGCTAAGCACAGTAACAGTATTATGATGAAGTAAAAAAGGGCATAAGTGCTTACCAATTAATCCCGTCGCGCCAGTAACAAATATATGCATTATTAATCCTTACAATAAAATAGTAGCAAGTGATTAAAAAACATACTCGCTAGCAAACAGCTTTGCAAATTTATACGTAAAACAGGCTTTTATGATCACTTCGTAATTATTTCATTTAATTACCTTTTGCCTTACACTAAAGCCATATCATTAATAAAAGGATTAATAATTTGGCAAGTTTAACTGGAGTAAATAAAAGCTTAATAGTTTTTGCTTCCTTAGTGGTCGTACTCGCGGGGATAAAAGCGGCAAGTGTAATTATTATTCCGTTTATTTTGGCGGCGTTTATTGCCATTATTTGTAATCCGCTTATCAAGTTTTTTGCGCGCTACCGAATTCCTAAAGGCATTGCTGTTATGTTGGTAGTGCTTATCATAGTTGGCTTAGGTGTAAGCCTTGGCGGGCTTGTAGGGCAATCAATAAACGATTTTTCGCAGCAACTTCCTGAGTATAAAACACAACTCAAAGAAGAATTTGTATGGCTTGTAGATTTAGCATCTCAATACAACATACTGATTAATAAAGAACAGTTAATCAATATGTTCGACCCAGGTAAAATGGTTGATGTAGCCACTAATATGCTCACCGGTTTAGGTGGCGTAATGGCAAACATGTTTTTAATTATTTTAACCGTTGTTTTTATGTTGTTTGAAGGGCCAATGCTGAGCAAAAAAATACACATGGCACTTGAAGATCCCGATAGCAAAATGAAGCAAATTGACCGCTTTTTAGAGTCTATTAATTCATATCTGGCAATTAAAACGCTAGTAAGTTTAGGTACGGGTATTATTGCTGCGTTTTACTTATGGATTTTAGACGTTGACTACTTTGTGCTGTGGGGGGTATTGGCATTTATGTTCAATTACATTCCTAATATTGGGTCAATTATTGCGGCTGTACCGGCTGTATTACTTGCGCTTATTACTCAAGGTCCGTTAATTGCGGGATTGGTTGCTGCAGGTTATTTAACAATAAATACGGTGATGGGCAATATTGTAGAGCCTAAGTTTTTGGGCAAAGGGCTGGGTCTTTCAACGCTAGTGGTATTTTTATCATTAATATTTTGGGGCTGGTTATTAGGTACTGTGGGTATGCTTTTATCTGTGCCCTTAACTATGATTGTAAAAATAGGCTTAGAAGCCAGTGCTGAAGGTAAGTGGGTTGCCACTCTACTAGGCAGTGGCGAAGACGTTGCTAAAAATAACTAACATCTATAACTATCAAGGGTTGTAAAATTAAAGCCCTTGATGGTTAAGTTATCAGTAAATACAGGGCTATTAATTAACAAACAATTTAATAGCGTCATCCACCGCGTTTATTGCGCCTTCTAAATATCCTGCTTCTTGTTTTGCAAACTCACTCGCTACAAAATGAATGTTCAAGTTATTTAATTGCTCATCTAAGCTTGAAAAATCAAATTCTGGGTGCTGCGAAGGTTGAGTTTGATCGTCTCTATTCGCTACAAACTTATCGTCTGCCCAGTCTTTAATAAAGTATCCCGTTGCCTTTTCAGCATCCTTACCATAAAAATAGCTAAGCTGCTGGGCACAGGCTTGAATTAATTGCTCTTTAGTTACTTGGTTTCTTGATAAGTACGGCACACCTATAAAGCCAAATAATGCGGCGTAATTGCCATCTTCAGCACTGGCATCGTGAATTTCGACCATTGGGCCTACGCGACTAAAGCATTGTCCTGATAAGTTTTTATCACGCCAAAATGCATGTTCAAAAGTAGCTATAAATTTGGCTTGTCCTGCCATCCATGTAGGTACACTACTAAGGCGGTTTATGAGCGTTGGAGTAGCCCATAGTTCAGGTGTTAAGTGTGTTGTAACCATACGAGCAGGAATAGCTGAAATTAGTTTTTCAGTAGTAAGGTGCTTTATATTACCTAAGTGATTAACCGTAATTTGCCAGTTATTATCACCTTTTTTAAGCTCAGTGACATTGTGTTCCAATAACACTGAATCAGGATTAAGTTGCTCGTATAAGGCAGTTATTAAGGTATTCATGCCGTGTTTAAGCCTAAATAACTGCATATCTCCAGCACCTGCAATTTGTTGAGGCTCCTTGGCGTTAGGTGCTTGATATAACACATCACCTTTGTTGTATTGCTCAAATATACTTAAGTGGAGTGACTTTACTAAAGCTTGGATTTTTGGTTGATGAGGAAATATCCACGTAGGACCCAAATCAAAACTAACATCGTTATTTATTGGTGATTGCGCAGCAAAAATTCGGCCGCCTAATTGCGATTTAGCTTCCAGTAATAAG of Pseudoalteromonas arctica A 37-1-2 contains these proteins:
- a CDS encoding GGDEF domain-containing protein — translated: MITSPLLIIVGLYKYKNVQNISLMPLYCIFGFSSLLLLAIYPLGAAKMLTSLVIAGLFIYTAYLIKSMSFVAKAQKKALITCFLVHSGVMFLNAIFLSIPVLSSSIQDVATPLQIVLISHLLLATLSALILPFLLFSNSEYTLSNLANTDSLTQLFNRRGFFNNAKAVLKQPNNNDINVSIIILDIDFFKHVNDKYGHDTGDQAIKWIAQHIKEQFIDEGICARIGGEEFAILLPDYSLRAAKEYAEHLRENISKHPFYYQNAHIKLSVSAGVSHSVNGKMSVKDLLSLADKRLYLAKETGRDKVVSFDEKNLLMQC
- a CDS encoding flavin monoamine oxidase family protein, yielding MTKPVIIIGGGLAGLYSAYKLQLLNIEYLLLEAKSQLGGRIFAAQSPINNDVSFDLGPTWIFPHQPKIQALVKSLHLSIFEQYNKGDVLYQAPNAKEPQQIAGAGDMQLFRLKHGMNTLITALYEQLNPDSVLLEHNVTELKKGDNNWQITVNHLGNIKHLTTEKLISAIPARMVTTHLTPELWATPTLINRLSSVPTWMAGQAKFIATFEHAFWRDKNLSGQCFSRVGPMVEIHDASAEDGNYAALFGFIGVPYLSRNQVTKEQLIQACAQQLSYFYGKDAEKATGYFIKDWADDKFVANRDDQTQPSQHPEFDFSSLDEQLNNLNIHFVASEFAKQEAGYLEGAINAVDDAIKLFVN
- a CDS encoding AI-2E family transporter, translating into MASLTGVNKSLIVFASLVVVLAGIKAASVIIIPFILAAFIAIICNPLIKFFARYRIPKGIAVMLVVLIIVGLGVSLGGLVGQSINDFSQQLPEYKTQLKEEFVWLVDLASQYNILINKEQLINMFDPGKMVDVATNMLTGLGGVMANMFLIILTVVFMLFEGPMLSKKIHMALEDPDSKMKQIDRFLESINSYLAIKTLVSLGTGIIAAFYLWILDVDYFVLWGVLAFMFNYIPNIGSIIAAVPAVLLALITQGPLIAGLVAAGYLTINTVMGNIVEPKFLGKGLGLSTLVVFLSLIFWGWLLGTVGMLLSVPLTMIVKIGLEASAEGKWVATLLGSGEDVAKNN
- a CDS encoding TIGR01777 family oxidoreductase, whose protein sequence is MHIFVTGATGLIGKHLCPFLLHHNTVTVLSRNPTKANVLLGHKVKAVSNVNAVDFNTVDIVINLAGEPIVNKRWSDKQKQIIRDSRIGVTQQISEAIKACSTAPHTYISGSAVGFYGRQNSNPIDETFENPHDEFSHQLCKDWENAALLAQSEHTRVCLLRTGIVLAKKGGALSKMLPAFKLCLGGPIGNGEQGMSWIHIDDMIQLILFIIKHPEISGPVNATAPNPVSNAQFGKSLGEALSRPAFITMPTAVLKLLMGEMSDLLTTGQFVVPKKALVHNYRFHHPDIKSALESLV